A part of Magnetococcales bacterium genomic DNA contains:
- the tsaB gene encoding tRNA (adenosine(37)-N6)-threonylcarbamoyltransferase complex dimerization subunit type 1 TsaB: protein MNILALDTATPLGGAALLLRGEPVEHVRFEAGEGHVAKLPEAVDGLLSKAGWSYEELGLIAVTVGPGSFAGVRVALGFAKGLALANNTPLVGVSTLMVVAAGAGIGSDVMRPDVVAVMDARKGEVFSARYRFDETGFPSEYWPPGCWLPSSLASSLGPARTLMTGDGLRAHEAVFKEHMGKRFKTAPEENWAPHPMVLGVLGLRLFEARGATPAEELEPVYLRVPEAERHKKAAQAQAAASEAKSGDAPSQ from the coding sequence GTGAATATATTGGCTTTGGATACGGCTACCCCTCTGGGTGGTGCAGCTCTCCTGCTCCGAGGGGAGCCGGTGGAACATGTGCGTTTTGAAGCGGGAGAGGGGCATGTAGCCAAGCTTCCGGAGGCCGTGGATGGTCTGCTCTCCAAGGCGGGTTGGTCTTATGAAGAGCTGGGATTGATTGCGGTCACGGTGGGTCCGGGCTCTTTTGCCGGGGTGCGGGTGGCGTTGGGGTTTGCCAAGGGGTTGGCGTTGGCCAATAACACCCCTTTGGTGGGGGTTTCGACTTTAATGGTGGTGGCGGCTGGCGCTGGCATCGGCTCTGATGTGATGCGCCCGGATGTGGTGGCGGTGATGGATGCCCGCAAGGGAGAGGTTTTTTCGGCTCGCTATCGGTTTGACGAGACGGGTTTTCCTTCGGAATATTGGCCCCCCGGCTGCTGGCTGCCAAGCTCTTTGGCCTCCTCTCTGGGACCAGCGCGTACCCTGATGACGGGGGATGGTTTGAGAGCCCACGAGGCTGTTTTCAAGGAGCATATGGGTAAACGCTTCAAAACCGCCCCGGAGGAAAACTGGGCTCCCCACCCCATGGTGCTGGGGGTGCTGGGCTTGCGGCTTTTTGAGGCCCGGGGGGCGACCCCGGCTGAGGAGTTGGAGCCGGTCTATCTTCGGGTGCCGGAAGCAGAGCGCCATAAAAAGGCTGCCCAAGCCCAGGCGGCGGCATCGGAAGCCAAATCAGGAGATGCCCCCTCCCAATGA
- the rimI gene encoding ribosomal protein S18-alanine N-acetyltransferase, whose amino-acid sequence MILRAMVEGDAKKAAALDLAMGTPPWSSGMFLEELRLGSHCRVLVGPQGDLAGFLVARPQFDEWHIMTLGVARTLRRQGWGRRLVENLLEEADQAGCPKLLLEVRRSNVGAQALYRALGFTLLHTRRNYYATRQGREDALVMTYCCGRG is encoded by the coding sequence ATGATTCTGCGCGCCATGGTTGAGGGGGATGCCAAAAAGGCCGCTGCTCTCGATCTGGCCATGGGGACACCACCCTGGTCGTCAGGTATGTTTTTGGAAGAACTCAGGCTCGGCTCCCACTGTCGGGTGTTGGTTGGGCCTCAGGGGGATTTGGCTGGATTTTTGGTGGCCCGCCCCCAGTTTGACGAATGGCACATCATGACCCTGGGGGTGGCCAGAACCCTGCGCCGCCAGGGGTGGGGACGGCGCTTGGTGGAAAACCTCCTGGAGGAGGCCGATCAAGCGGGCTGCCCCAAGCTGCTGCTGGAGGTTCGGCGTTCCAATGTGGGGGCGCAGGCGCTCTACCGGGCCTTGGGTTTTACCTTGCTGCACACCCGCCGGAACTACTATGCCACCCGGCAGGGGCGGGAAGATGCCCTGGTGATGACCTACTGCTGTGGGAGAGGGTAG